From a region of the Impatiens glandulifera chromosome 4, dImpGla2.1, whole genome shotgun sequence genome:
- the LOC124936092 gene encoding benzyl alcohol O-benzoyltransferase-like, with translation MAQPTTASASELPPLKFTVRRQEAELVRPAKPTPRVHLPLSDIDDQESLRFQIPTIHFYGAGDNIIDRRDPVSVIRKALSQALVSYYPLAGRLREFPERKLFVDCTGELGVLFIEADADVALKHFGDALQPPFPGLEDLLYDVPGSSGVLGCPLLLIQVTRLTCGGFVMAVRLNHTMCDAPGLVQFLTAVGEFARGNEAPSIDPVWERHVLNARSPLRVTCTHREYDEEDVGAIVIPPLDEMVHRSFFFGKTESAALRNLVPPAQREACTSFDLMTACLWRCRTIALNFEPNEEVRVLCIVNARSKFEPPLPSGYYGNAFAFPVALSTAGNLCKNPLGYALKLVVKAKADVTEEYMRSMADLMVLRKRPHFTVGRTYLVSDLRRSGFGDIDFGWGKARYGGAAKGGVGAIPGVASFYIPSKNDKGEDGTVVPLCLPADAMKVFEEELQRMLNHGYRGHQSTPRILSAL, from the coding sequence ATGGCGCAACCAACAACAGCATCCGCCAGCGAATTACCACCGTTGAAGTTCACGGTGAGAAGGCAAGAAGCAGAGCTTGTGCGTCCGGCCAAACCCACCCCTCGCGTTCACTTACCACTCTCAGACATCGATGATCAAGAGAGCCTTCGTTTCCAGATACCCACCATCCATTTCTACGGAGCCGGAGATAACATCATTGACCGCAGAGATCCAGTAAGCGTCATCCGTAAAGCCCTCTCCCAAGCCCTCGTCTCTTACTATCCATTAGCCGGTCGCTTAAGGGAGTTCCCCGAACGAAAACTCTTCGTCGATTGCACCGGCGAACTAGGAGTCTTGTTCATAGAAGCCGACGCCGACGTCGCCCTCAAGCATTTCGGTGACGCCCTTCAACCGCCCTTCCCTGGTTTGGAAGACCTTCTTTACGACGTTCCAGGCTCCTCCGGCGTGTTAGGATGCCCATTGCTGTTAATTCAGGTCACCCGCCTAACGTGCGGAGGTTTCGTAATGGCGGTCCGGTTGAACCACACCATGTGCGACGCACCGGGGCTCGTTCAGTTCCTAACCGCGGTCGGGGAATTCGCAAGAGGAAATGAAGCCCCTTCTATAGACCCTGTATGGGAAAGACATGTGCTGAACGCCAGGTCTCCCCTGAGGGTGACGTGCACTCATCGTGAATACGACGAGGAAGATGTCGGAGCCATCGTGATTCCTCCGCTCGACGAAATGGTTCACCGTTCTTTCTTTTTCGGGAAAACAGAGTCGGCCGCACTTAGAAACCTCGTCCCACCCGCTCAGCGCGAGGCATGTACTTCCTTTGACTTAATGACGGCCTGCCTATGGCGCTGCCGCACCATCGCCTTAAATTTCGAACCAAACGAGGAAGTCCGTGTTCTTTGCATCGTAAACGCCCGCAGCAAATTCGAACCCCCTCTCCCATCCGGTTACTATGGAAACGCTTTCGCGTTCCCTGTTGCCCTGTCGACAGCGGGGAACCTGTGTAAGAACCCGTTGGGCTACGCATTAAAGCTGGTAGTGAAAGCTAAGGCTGACGTGACAGAGGAGTATATGAGGTCAATGGCAGACTTGATGGTCTTGAGGAAACGGCCACATTTCACGGTCGGGCGAACCTATTTGGTTTCAGATTTGAGGCGGTCGGGGTTCGGAGATATCGACTTTGGTTGGGGTAAGGCTCGGTATGGTGGTGCAGCCAAGGGCGGGGTTGGAGCCATACCTGGTGTTGCTAGTTTTTACATTCCAAGTAAGAATGATAAAGGAGAGGATGGAACTGTGGTTCCACTTTGCCTTCCGGCTGATGCGATGAAGGTATTTGAGGAGGAGCTTCAACGTATGTTAAACCATGGTTATCGTGGTCATCAATCCACTCCTCGAATCCTTTCTGCTCTATAA